Proteins found in one Anopheles aquasalis chromosome 3, idAnoAquaMG_Q_19, whole genome shotgun sequence genomic segment:
- the LOC126576995 gene encoding uncharacterized protein LOC126576995: MNKKLCILLVLAVLCAAVSAGKDDNKGKPKESKESKESKESKESKESNESSSKEVTDAPVETTVAPEETTVAPVEQTTELVVDTTTEAAATEAAVTEAIVEAVAAEPTKEELAALCKGVIVDLLPYPTSCTKFVICVLGKLNVQSCGPNQVFYPKLKICGFGDSTKC, from the coding sequence ATGAACAAGAAACTGTGCATTCTGCTCGTCCTGGCTGTCCTGTGCGCGGCCGTTAGTGCCGGCAAGGATGACAACAAGGGTAAACCGAAGGAGTCTAAGGAGTCGAAGGAATCGAAGGAGTCCAAGGAGTCTAAGGAATCGAACGAAAGCTCATCGAAGGAAGTAACGGATGCACCGGTGGAGACTACTGTTGCACCAGAGGAGACTACTGTTGCGCCAGTCGAGCAGACCACGGAACTCGTCGTTGATACCACAACCGAGGCCGCCGCAACGGAAGCAGCCGTAACGGAAGCCATCGTGGAAGCGGTTGCAGCGGAGCCTACGAAGGAAGAACTGGCCGCCCTGTGCAAGGGAGTCATCGTCGATCTGCTACCGTATCCGACCAGCTGCACCAAATTCGTCATCTGTGTGCTTGGCAAGCTGAACGTGCAGTCGTGCGGACCGAACCAGGTGTTCTATCCTAAGCTGAAGATCTGTGGATTCGGCGACTCGACCAAATGCTAA